The Pyrus communis chromosome 12, drPyrComm1.1, whole genome shotgun sequence genomic sequence TCTTGGTCGACTTGGtaattaacatttttttttttttttttttttaacagaaagAAGGGGTAAAGATAACTGCGAATTCTCTTCATCCCGGTATGATTTTTACCAATGTCGGGTGCCATGATCTCTTGTTAAGCTGTAAGCTTCATCTTCTCTACTTTACTAGTGTCATTATTTTAGTAACAATGTTTCCTTTGGTTAAGACTACGTTCAATCTCAAATTCGAGGTCATGTGTTCGATTTTCACCTCCCTTAGAATCGTTGGTATCATGAATTTCTCCCAAGTATGTATGGTTTTCCACTGAATAACTGAAATTTTACCTGGCTTGAAACAGGTCTTTTCGGTTTGAGTGGACTCTTCAACAAAACTAAAACTGTTCCTCAGGTACTCCTTGAACTTCCACAATATATGCAGCCAAATATTTACTTTCGTCCGAAATGCGATGATCATCAAATAGTCTTGTTACATTTTCCGGTATACAGAATCTTGTACCGTTAACATTTATAGCCGACGTGGACCGTGGTTGAATAATTTCATCGAACATTGTCCGTGTAGGGTGCGGCAACCTCATGCTTTCTGGCACTTAACCCACAAGTTAAGGGCGTATCCGGCGAATACTTTGTGGACTCTAACGTTGGCAAACAGAGTTCTCAGGCAAAAGATGCAGATTTGGCTAAAAAACTGTGGGATTTTAGCTTGAGTTTGACCAATGCCAAGTAGCACAGAGTGTTGATCTTGCTGGTTTATGTCATGGTAGCTCTTTTCTTGACTTTCTGTTATCATATCAATTGCCAAATTTCAGAACTTCAAATTTGTAATCTGTTTGTACTTTCTGATCATGGGATCAGATCTCTGTGATTCTTCACTTTATGCATTgagattttatgtttttcttctaAACTACTGAATTTGTTCtacatatatttataaaaagcaaggttctaaaatacACTAGGCGCTACGGTgggttggggcctagcgcctaggcgccTAGAAGCTACGGTGCTTTAAGTAAATCtgttatattttgtgtaaattagtgtgtttatacttaaaatatatataattacatcataaattacaaaatagaatgacatatatattatgaagtattgaaacataatgaaaacatgggaaacaaacatataatgtgtgttcatttaagtattcaagtctcttacaatttattaaaaaaaatatgcaaaatgaaagttatatattttctaTCTAAATGAGCCGCAACCTAGGCAGGTATGGCTAGGTTGGGCTAATGCCTATGCGGGTTAGGTGGACACCTCAGTAGGTCTAGGTACCCCTtctaaattttcaaacacctaggcattaatcgagACAGTGGCCAACCGTCTAACACCTAGATGAGGCCTAGGAGGTGTTAGGcgaggatttttagaacaatgataAAAAGAAATGATTTCCACGTACCCTTTGTTAGTCTTGTTGCGTGATGCTCTTTGATCTGTTGAATCCACAGGTAGAAATTAAAAAGGGACGTTCAAGGGAACCAAAAAGGGTTTGCGAAAATCATTTCTCGTTTCTAATCGTGCCGCTCTATTGATCGATACCTAAAAGGGTTCTGACAAATTTATAATTTCCAATTAGTGTTGCGTTCAGTAAACTGTGAACGTTCTCTGACCAATCTTAAAGCCTGTTTGCACATGAGAGATGTACTTTTCCCATAAGCGATTTTGGACCTCCCAAAATATCTTCCAAACAGGTCGCTATCATTAAGCTAAACCATTAACTATCCGAGCATAAGTAACACCACTGAACGTCACATTCTTCATCAATAATCTATAAATTAGGTCATCAGAAGATATCTAGAGAAAGATATTCAAGAGGAATTAGATTTCTTCTATTTGATGCAACTTCAAGTACATTTAGATACAACAGTATAACCCGAACCGCCTACCTTAAGAGTCGGACTGAGCTCCGTGAACTGATACAGGATTGAACAGACCGGCCCGGAAAGCTCTCAAATCTCAACTACCATCTTGACAAAATCAACTCGAATTCAAATCCCCACCCTCTGTACAATAATTTGTGCCATCTCAACCGCCCTTTCTTCTCCCAGTAACTTAAAATGGAAGAAGGTTAGGTTCAAATGCTAAAGTGTGCACTTCTTTACAGCAGCAGAAACGTTCGCTTTACAAGGAATTATCAAATGCTGGATCTCCGAAGGCCATCGCAATAGAGCTTTAGAACCCTCTTCTGCTGAGTACTGCTTACCACTGGAACATGACTGAGAGCATTGAGACCATTCATATCATGTTACTCTTCTGGCAATCAGGGTATCAAAAGATCCAAACTCATTTGCATATTTGTCCACATTGTCGATTCCTAGAAGCCCTGTTCTAGCCAGGGATCACGCACCTACCATATACCACTGCTATGATCGAGCACTAGTCCAAGGATGTTCAGCTTAATATGGACCACCTACCATGTACCACTGCAATGATCGAGCACTACAGTCCATGGATGTTCAACTTAATATGATCCCTTAAGAGCTGCTGAGACACACGATCAGCCAAAACAGACTGCACATCAAATAGGTCCCCAGGAACTGAATGCCCGACCTGGTTTCCGAGTACACCATtatcaggaaaaaaaatatcCTGGAAAACATAAGAGCCTTGTGGAAATCCTTGAGATAGGTCTGGCTTTGGCTCATGGTATGGCATGTTGCCATTTGTATGGAAACCATAGTTTTGAGATCTCTGGGTCATCCCTATGCCTGCAAGTGAGTAGGTTGTTGGCTGCTTCAAGTGTTGAAAAGGGATTGAACTGCTGGTGAGAGGCGTAGATGAACCGGATGTGGTATGAGGGCTAGATATGAGAGAGGGGGACATCCTTCCACTGACATGTTGTGGTGATCTAGAATGTAGAAGCGGACTTCCAATGGGAGAAATTGGGCATGATACATTTTTCGGTGAATAAGCATCACTGGGAACCAAAAAGGAAACGGAGAAGTTAAGAATATAATGAAACAATGAGTAGATAACTAGTAGTCAAATCAGTCCTTATTGACCCAGGTGGCATTGATATTACTAATAGGTTTTCTCACATTTACTTCAGTATTATACGGTTATAAAGGTATTGTCATTGCCCTTTCCGAAGTGAACAGTTCAATTGTATGCAAAGGATTCTTTAATGAAAAAGTACAAGTGTGCGTATTAAGCTTAATAATGTTGGTTGCATGCATGAGTTGGAAGCAAAAACAAGGTACAGACCAGGTTTTGATAACGTAAAAGTTTGGTCATTAAAACCACCCACGTACACATGATAAAGATATTATTGAGAAGACAGGAGAGAGACCTTGATGCGGAAACAGTTTTTGAGCCTCTGGACTGATGCATGCCCATCCCTTCTGAGTCTAAGTTCAAATGATTTTTCCCATGTCCAAATGCCTAAAAGAATATAAGAAAAGGAAATGCATCAACTTTACAACTGATAAAGCAGACAAACATGAAATTTTGTGTGTTCTGCACCAAATATGCCAGCATTAATCAACAGAAAATAATTAGTCTCCAAATAGCATATAGCTCGTTGTCCACATGACTACTAACAAGCATCACAGCACCATAATATCTGTTTCTCACAGCACATACAACATATGGACAAAAAATGTGCGTAATGTAAACTTAGATTTTGGGGTACTGTAAAACCTTATGATGTTGGGTGTCAACAGAGCATGGTTTTCATCTTATACAAGGTAATAAACATGGAAAAACAATATGAAAGGATGGGAAACAAAATGTTCTCATGATATAAAAGTTCTAATGTCATATACCATGAGGTCATCTATTTGCACTCTGAAGTTGATATGCAACGAAAAGTTAATATTTGGTTGACATCAAAGACAACAAATGTGAAGTCTGAAAGTAACCGAAATACTTCTTTAATATCTTcagtgagattttttattttggcatGCTTCTACCTGAGATCTCATTGCAGCTGGTCCTTTAGAATGCTCTGCACTAGATATGGTTCTTTCCAGTGGAGCAACATTCCTAACAAAAGGATGCTCCAAAAGCTGAGCAGCTGTAGGACGATGCAGTGGGTTACGTTGCAAACACAGCCTAATAAAGCTCTTCCCATCCTCTGACAGATGATCAGGAATTTCAGGAAGTTCCTTGCTGTTTCCAATCTTAAACATGGCAGCAACCTTTGAAGCACACAAAACAAGCAGGATAAGGTCATTGAGGAATATCTGCCATGCAGTCAATGAGAAATGTATAACGTCCGAGTACTGCATAATACCCAAGTGTCTGAATTCAATCTTACTAACCCCTTCATATTGGCTCCAAGGTGGTTTTGTTGTGGCCATCTCAAGAACAGTGCAGCCAAGGCTCCATATATCAACCGCAAGATTACAACCGTTTGAATTCTTGATAACCTGAAGCACTTGAGCAGGTAATGTTACCATAAAGCCATATGAAAAAAGTGATGCAAGCGCAGAAAAAGGAACTGTGCTAACCTCAGGCGCCATCCAATATGGGCTTCCATTGAACGATAATGGACAAGACTGTCCCGTTATCTACAAATCATTTCAGATGAGATTAATCACAACACTcagattcatggtttataggaaaaAAGAAATGTGTGTACTTGGATCAGTTTATCAATTGTCCCATTTCACAGTGTTTCTTTTGGCTCGTTTCACTCTCATAACACACTGGCTTATAGGACCTTGTTCATTGCTAACAACAAGGTTTCATGCTAACCAGACTATCAAAAGAAATGATTGAATGATTATTGAGATAGAAACTGCAAATGAACCATCTTACATGCTTAGCCATCCCAAAATCTGCTAATTTCACCCGACCATTTGGATCTACTAATATATTTGCTCCTTTGATATCCCTGAACAAAATAAGCTTCTCATTAGGtcaaacaacatttttaaacaatcaaaactaacatggCCCATAAGGGTGGGTGATAGATGATCTTCAAAATAAATCGAGTGTTAATAATAAGTGGCTCACCGGTGGACAGTGTTTTTGGTATGTAAGTATGCAAGCCCTGACAAGATTTGTTGAGTATAACTACGAGTGGCTACTTCACCAAACTGACCATACTCTTGAAGTAGTTTATAGATGGACCCACCAGACACATACTCCAAGTATATGTAAAGCTTGTCATCTACCTGTTCAATTATACACGCGACCACATACCAACAATAGgaataacaaaattattttaaaatgtttactGGCAAATGTGTGAACAGCCAATGTTGACTCACCTAAGCACCAAAAGCTATCTAGagattacaaaataatacaaggaACTCACCGTCTCAGATCCATAATACTGCACTATATTTGGATGTCGCAAGCGACTTAGCAAAGCAATTTCCTGGAAACACAACTTGTGAGTATAAACTATCCTCAACCTTAAAAGGAAAATATGTAAaacttatatgtaaaatatttaCTAAGAAATATTTAATTCTTTACAATGGCAAAAGCTTTGAACAGATCTACTGAGTCAGTacgaaaaaaacttacttgacCCAGCTGCTGTGCACTTTCCCTTGATTTTGCATCATCTGCAAATAGAGTTACCTCCTTCATTGCACACATCTCACCGCTTTCACTGAAGCCCGAAAACTGAATCAAACTAGACATTCAAAATAACAAAGAATGTGTGCAGTGTGCATTACTTAAGAAGGGTGGACAATCACAAatcattatttttaaattcagaTTTCACAAACATTGTCTGATTATAAGCACAGGAAAACTGTAATTTTGGAAAGCTTGGACTTAAAAATCTGTCACCTGTGGCTTAGCTTACAGTTCTTAGTTGAGAATAGGAAATTTGTGTCAATACCATGCATGCTAAGAATTGGATATTACTGTAAAATGCTCAATAAATTAACAGAGCTGATTTGAAGGCATTTGGCTACAAACCTGTTAAAACCAAGATATACATGCCCAAATGTGCCCCTTCCAAGCAGGCGCCCCTTCTTCCATTGTGAGCCAGGGCTTGTTAGATGTTCTACCCTATTAGGGCTACGTGGAACTGTGGGAGTTGTTGTAGCTGAATATGAAGGAGAAAAAGGACAGGTCTTAGTTATTATTATTGGAGGAAGGGGCAACCGGTGGCTTTTCTGCTTCGCATCATCAGGCCGGCTTGTAGGCGACTCTGCGGCTGGCCCTCCAGATCGAGGATGCAGAGGGGTAGCAGCACCACTTTGTATTCTGGAGTTGGGACCAGTACTGGTCATTCTAGGACTGGGTATTGGAGAACATTCGGGACTACACCTAATGTGCTGCCAAAACAACTGTCCTGACATATCCCCTCCGACTGAATTATGCCCAGAATTTTGACCTGAACCTGGACTAGAGCAGTGGGTAGAAGCTATATCTGGATAAGTCTTTGCTGCCCAGAAGCTAGAGTTCCTAACTTGCTCAACACTGAACACTCTCATAGGACTCCTAGAAGGACTCGACATTGAGCTGTCCGGAGCACTAGACAAAGTACCATGGAAAGGGATTTGTATATTCTGCATATGTGTGCTTGAAGGTTTCCATTTTGGTGATGTAGACAGAACCTGATTATTGCACAAAAGATGACCCGGCTTCAACGTATCTTTGGAGTTCTTTTGGTACACAGTAGGGAATGGATCCTTTTGTATTACACTACATAAAGATAGAAGCAAATTTTTCAGGGGTGAATGAGCACGCACACAGAAGAAACATTTACAGGTGAATATGATATATCATGTATCTAGCATAAAACCGTAAATAAGGACTTCATTTCCAATGACATAGATGAGAACTTACCAGGAAGGACTGTTTATATTTGTTCTGTTTCCATTTTCATAGTCGGATCCCATGGGACTTAGAAGGCGTGAGTCAGACGGATCATCACTATCAATAGAACTATCACTGGATATGGAAGCAGTAGCTAAATCTCCTTCAGCATAGGTATGATCTTCCCTGCTTGAGACACATCCGGGTCCTGGAAGAGGCAAATAGAACAATTGGTTGGACTCTCTGTCAGATTCTGGTTTTGATACCACGCTGATGCCAGAGTTAGTACGCCCAATGTTAGAAAGTTGCACTCTAGGAAGGGGTAGTGGCTGGGCATGAGGCTTTTCTGCAAAGCTTGGACAGCGTGATACTTGTGAGGAGGGTACTGGTGACAGCACCCTAGATAGAGAACCCATTTCTGAAACAGTGTCAATGCATCTTCTTCGAGAACCTCCTGATCTACCATTGCACTTTTCTTCAGACGAGCTCTTAAGTTTACGGTGTATGGTTGCTATGGTATCGATGAAACTCTCCCGAttacctttcttcttcttcacttctTTGGACGAAGACTTCCTCCACCAAGAAGGCATGCTTATATAGTGAAACTACAGTCAAAAAGAGCAGATCCCGAGATAAATTACTCTCCTTGGTTAAAGATAAGCTATCACATTTAGACCTATTTAATGACCAAGTACGCAACTCATATATTCATAACAATGAAGTAATCCAGTGGCCGTATTCATAAAACCTCTGCATGACAAAACTCAAACAGATAGCGATAACTCATTTTGGCAGGAGCCCCAGACGAGATATTCAATACAAATTATGCCAACAAGAACCTGTATAGATATTCCAAGCATTTTGTCATTAGCACTTGCCAAGAACAAATACAATAGACAATTAATTACATAAATGTACGTCGCATAACAACGTAAACTTGAATTATCAGTAGGTGGGGAACCCATTACTCATGTGTTGACAAGCATGCATAAACAACCATAATTCGGATACACGAACTACCGTCGAGGTCACACATTCCGATTGTAAATGTTGGCTTTTTATGTGGAAAGGAACAAAAATCACCAAAACTTTCGAAAGCCAACTGCATTTTTATTTGCAAAGCATTATTTACTAAATAGAGAAATTCACAGCTCAGATCTACGAAATTCGGTAACCCATTTCGACAAATTCAATTGCATAAAGTAAATTTCTTCAAACCCAAAAGAAATcagaaattgaataaaatttcactcccaccaccaaacaACATTAACTTCTTACAATTACGAAATTACTACtacttaaacaaagaaaaatacaaaaattaagcTAATCAAACACAATGGCGGAGAAAACACAAGCTCAAAATCCGTGACGGAGCCGTAATTTCCCAGCGGAAatgcaaaatattttcaaataattcAATTCTCTGAAGCTCGAGAGAAATTCAAGCCACTAAACTGACTAAAGCAGAAACCCTAATTACTTACAGCGCGGCAGTGTACGTAGAGCGAGAAACGACGTCGCTTGGAGGAAAGCTGGTAACTCAGTGTCTGTCCTTCTCCGGCACGGCGGAGCGAGAAGGGTGAAAAGACGCCGAGCACGGAAGAAATGTTTTGGAGTGAGCGGTAAAGTGTGCCTCTGGTGAGTGTTGggaaatataataattaaagtgactaatttattcaatttaatcgTTAATTAAATCCAGAAAAAAGGTAGCGAGCATCGCGGTGTATTATAATTTTGTGGTATCGTTAAGGATCACCGTTGGTTTTGATAGCGATGACGACGGTCATTGTGGTTTGAGGTTAGTAACGATTTGAGATGAAGGGTGTATGGAGTTTGGAGTGTGGTGAGAGTAGTAGAGTTTTTATGtttattatagttttttaacggcatcttactttattttatatttttggaacAGCTTAATACTCCATCCTGATTTCATTTGTGATTTCACAAGAGGATTTGCTAACCATCCGTTGGGGTGGGACATACCCTGCTAACTTGAGGAAGCGGAACTTTAGGGCGATTCAATTTTAATCGGTtcagttttttgtcaaaatcgaAAACTGAAATAAAATTATTGTTCAGGTGGGTTCAATTtcgtttagtttttttttatttatttagttttttggTTTCGATTTTTTCGGTTTAGTTTCAGTTCGGTTCCTATTATTTtactgaatattgtttttcttctaattctaaaacggaaaattttatttgaactcatctaACTTCTTTTTACACCAAACTTCAATTTTAAATGTGAAATTTCTTTattaccctattgcataattttcatcaagtacaaaataaaattaacaagaaaattaaaagatttaTCAGTAAACCTATCCCAATAATCAAGCCCTAACTATCATGTAATTTTTCTTCTACGTTATGTTCGGACAAAAACCCTAAGACTCTCCcatagagaaaaaagaaaaccttTTTTTATACGTGAACGTTAATCTTGAAGTTTTGGATCCTTCAACTAAGTACGAATGAATTTATGCAAGACTTGAATTATTGTTTTATATGTCATATATAATGTTATGACTCTGCTGCCTCTGCAAGTTTCCCtattcttttgttctttttggcCTCTGGTCAGCTTTGCTTCATTCACAAGACAACCGATTGTCCTCTTTCTGGTGTTCAGTATTATTTTGTAGGCAAAGGAAGTGGCCTTCTCATTCATAAGTGTGCGTGTACGTCTTTTAATTTCCTCTACTTTCTTCAATTTGTCCAATAAGACATGATTCATCTAGCAATATATGCTTACAGGTTACAACTTATAAGTCTTTATATCaccaaaacatacaaactcaaATTCATATGCAACATGCATCATTACACAAGGTAACCTGGGATTTATTGAGAACAACGTTGTAGAGGTTGATGAAGATTCCATCAAAAGCAACTGTTGGAATGAGAGAATGGGTAGAAAATGCATTGATtttagctttttattttttaaatgggtgtaagataaattataaaattaaattgggTTTGTAAGCGTAATTTAGGTAATAAATATGAGTCCAAAAGATATTGAtagtttcattaaaaataatatgaatgtAAAGAGTAAATTGTGTGTAGAAAGACGTTATAtagattcaaataaaattttccttctaAAATATGTGAGCTATTCTTCTTAGAAGTTCTTACATAATTCATTTGGAAGAACAACAGCAACAACCTCATATTGTCCTATTTCGTATTTCCCTTGTTTGGGCTTTGGAGCTACAACTTGAGGCATAGACCAAAAcgaaaaaaattatagaaaaaaaaatacaaggatactaatcaattaatttttacCTTCAAAGCCAAAGCTACAAGTAAACTTGTAAATGGGTCGGGTTTATTAGGTTTGGGTCGGGTTCAATCTGATCCGTTAATTTAACGGATTATCCAAATccaacccgttaataacggatCATTCAAACCCAATTTATTAATCTAACGGACCACTCATTCCACCCgttaactcttttttttttttttttaacatttcatCCAAAACAAAATACGCGGAAACAAAAACTGGGTTGCAACCAAAATACGAACTTCCACTgcgtttttaaaaaaaaaaaaccaataaaattCTCAGGATTAACAAAAAAATGCTCAAAACGAAAGTTGGGTAGGACCGTAGGAATCAAAACACGAAATTTCAACTCAATTTTCAAAGaaaccaaataaaatttccagAACTAACACGAAAAAATGCTGAAACGGAGACTGGGTTGaaatcaaaacacaaaattGAAACTGGCTTTTTTACAGAATTCAAACAAAACCATCAATACTCAAATGGGAATCTGAGTAAAGTAGTAACCTTAATCTTGCCAAATTCAAACAATCCCATGAACAAatacagaagaaaaagaaattaacaaaaaaagatATAAGAAAGAAATACCTAGCAAATAAATCCAAATCTCCGAGTCgctgtttttcttctttgattattatttttgggttttttcttcctccttatg encodes the following:
- the LOC137710065 gene encoding short-chain dehydrogenase TIC 32, chloroplastic-like, which codes for MLDVAKASKSLLDIGHILLTELLLEIMKTTSRESEVEGRIVNVSSSLHPDGYSEGIRFNTINDEARYNRYYAYAQSKLAYLLHTNELTRRLKKEGVKITANSLHPGMIFTNVGCHDLLLSCLFGLSGLFNKTKTVPQVLLELPQYMQPNIYFRPKCDDHQIVLLHFPGAATSCFLALNPQVKGVSGEYFVDSNVGKQSSQAKDADLAKKLWDFSLSLTNAK
- the LOC137711601 gene encoding mitogen-activated protein kinase kinase kinase YODA-like is translated as MPSWWRKSSSKEVKKKKGNRESFIDTIATIHRKLKSSSEEKCNGRSGGSRRRCIDTVSEMGSLSRVLSPVPSSQVSRCPSFAEKPHAQPLPLPRVQLSNIGRTNSGISVVSKPESDRESNQLFYLPLPGPGCVSSREDHTYAEGDLATASISSDSSIDSDDPSDSRLLSPMGSDYENGNRTNINSPSCVIQKDPFPTVYQKNSKDTLKPGHLLCNNQVLSTSPKWKPSSTHMQNIQIPFHGTLSSAPDSSMSSPSRSPMRVFSVEQVRNSSFWAAKTYPDIASTHCSSPGSGQNSGHNSVGGDMSGQLFWQHIRCSPECSPIPSPRMTSTGPNSRIQSGAATPLHPRSGGPAAESPTSRPDDAKQKSHRLPLPPIIITKTCPFSPSYSATTTPTVPRSPNRVEHLTSPGSQWKKGRLLGRGTFGHVYLGFNSESGEMCAMKEVTLFADDAKSRESAQQLGQEIALLSRLRHPNIVQYYGSETVDDKLYIYLEYVSGGSIYKLLQEYGQFGEVATRSYTQQILSGLAYLHTKNTVHRDIKGANILVDPNGRVKLADFGMAKHITGQSCPLSFNGSPYWMAPEVIKNSNGCNLAVDIWSLGCTVLEMATTKPPWSQYEGVAAMFKIGNSKELPEIPDHLSEDGKSFIRLCLQRNPLHRPTAAQLLEHPFVRNVAPLERTISSAEHSKGPAAMRSQAFGHGKNHLNLDSEGMGMHQSRGSKTVSASSDAYSPKNVSCPISPIGSPLLHSRSPQHVSGRMSPSLISSPHTTSGSSTPLTSSSIPFQHLKQPTTYSLAGIGMTQRSQNYGFHTNGNMPYHEPKPDLSQGFPQGSYVFQDIFFPDNGVLGNQVGHSVPGDLFDVQSVLADRVSQQLLRDHIKLNIHGL